The genome window ACAATTACCAACAGGAAGTGCAGAAGCGAAGCGGTGCCGCTTTGCGCATCACGGAGGGCTGCCATGCTGCAAGCTTTCGTCCAAAATCTCAATCACTACGATGCGTGGCTCTGCAGTAAAGTCTATCAATGGAACGGCCGCCGGATCATCGACTGCTGCATGTATCTGGTCTCGCGCAGCGGCGATGGCCAGCTCTACGCCTTTCTCGGATTGCTTGTTTGCCTAACGGATTTCGCGACGGCCTGCAGGCTATTGCCGGCCGGCTTGCTGGCCTTCACCCTGGAATTGCCGCTCTACCTGCTGGTGAAACGCAAGGTGAAACGCCGCCGGCCATTTGAACGAATCCCGGGGCTGCACTACCTGATCAAGCCTCCGGATCGCTTCAGCTTTCCCTCCGGCCATACCGCCGCCGCTTGCTTGATGGCGACTCTGGTTTCAGCCTATTATCCGGAGGGCGCGCTGGTGAGTTGTCTGTGGGCGGGGAGCATCGGCTTTTCGCGCGTGTACAACGGCGTGCACTATCCGACGGATGTCTTGGCAGGCGCGATTCTGGGAATCGCCTGCGCGCAAGCCGGCATGGGGTTGGTGGGATAGCCGGCTTCACCACAGCCGGCGCAGAATCAGCATGAGCATGATCAAATTCAAAACCATCACCAACAGCATCGCCAATCGCCGGGGATGCTGCCGCAGTGGCGCCAGCCATTTGCGCAACGCTTCCTGCTGCCAGCGGTGCACGCCCGCGGCCCAACGTTGCCAAACTCTCCAACCGCTTGCCGCCGCCGGCGGCCGCAACGGACTCGTTGCAACCCTC of bacterium contains these proteins:
- a CDS encoding phosphatase PAP2 family protein is translated as MLQAFVQNLNHYDAWLCSKVYQWNGRRIIDCCMYLVSRSGDGQLYAFLGLLVCLTDFATACRLLPAGLLAFTLELPLYLLVKRKVKRRRPFERIPGLHYLIKPPDRFSFPSGHTAAACLMATLVSAYYPEGALVSCLWAGSIGFSRVYNGVHYPTDVLAGAILGIACAQAGMGLVG